The Schistocerca gregaria isolate iqSchGreg1 unplaced genomic scaffold, iqSchGreg1.2 ptg001738l, whole genome shotgun sequence genomic interval GTCGGCCCTTTTACCGATGACAACTTTTAGCTCTTcgaattttttattattaattttttctgggcGTTTGTACCAGGCGTTGAAGAAGTCGTAGGGAGCCGTTATGAGTCCGATACCGCAGAAAACGCTGAACAAGATTGTACCGAAGAAGCACATGATGTTCAGCATTTGAATGAGGAAGGAGGTTTTGACGGACAGGCTGGTCGATCTGGCTTTCCAGTTGCACTCCTGACAGGGGGGTGGTGTCAGGTTGTCTGGATCCTGCCACCAGGTCGGAGGTCTGAATGTCGTAGTCTATGCTCACGTTGTTGAGAAAGATGTAGCTCAGGGCGGTGAGGGCTCCAAAGAGAATGGAACAGGCCAGACATCCTATGATAGCGAACTTCAGCGCTCTCCTAGAGTTGGGTCGGAAATGAAAGCCGTTAGAAATGGCATGAGCGAATTTGTGGGCGAACGGTCTGAAAAGTtgtacgcaaaaaaaaaaagaaagccaaATGGCTCTCTGCGCGCGTACTTTGGCTTGTCGGGGTCCCATTCCGAATAGTAGAAGTAGGCGAAGGGGATCAGCAAGAACGTCAGGAGGATGATTGTTGACAGGACGGAAAAAAAGAGGATGTCCATCGGTATGCCGTTTTTTTTGGAGTCCCTGTTCATGACGTCGATGGGGAATAGGAAGATGAAGGTCGCGGCGGTTGTCAAGCCTAGAACCTGCGTTGGGGTTTGgttgaggggaaagaaagggaaaagaaaaagGGCGGTGGTTAGTGGTGCGCGCGTCACAAGAGGGTGTTCTGCTTCGGTTGGGTGTGGGATCTGCGGACGTACGACGACCACTTTTGGGAGGTAGGCGGAGTTGTTGTCGTCCTCGTGGGAGAAGTACATCAAGAAGTAGGAACAGTTTGCGAAGAAGATGACGTAGGCCACGGCCGCCAGGACGGTGATGTAGATGTCGAACATTTTTGCAGGGTGCCGAGCGCTCTTGGTGCGTAGAAAGCGGGGGTATTGAATGAGTATGCGGGGTAGTCGAATTTGCGCTTGGCTTTCGCGGGCGCCttgttctaaaaaaaaaagtggtaaaattTCGAGAAGGAGTTTTTTTTGGGGGTTCTGTATGTCAGATGCGTCTATGCTTGGGTCTAGTGCTGATTTCCACATAAAGGTCGCGTCTTTCCAGAAGCCGGACGGCGACGAGCTGGATTCTCGCGCGTCGCACGAATCGGATGCGACGGAGGCGGTGAAGTATTCTTGGTGTTTAGGGAGGGGGGTGCAGGACAAGTTGCTGGGTTGTGAGGAAAATTGCGTGTCTTCGCTGATGTCGTGCGAAAACCAGAGGGAGTTGGCACCCGTGATCAGGttgaacacacgcgagacagataggagGAGGAGGCGATATATAACATGAGCATTTTCATCGAGGGGACGGAGTCCAGAATAGAGAAAATTTGCCACGACAACTTTCATGTatgcgcgctttttttttttttgtttgaggtGTGCtctgattattttatttttttttttgtccatggtAGAGGTTCATCCACTCGATTGATAGCCTGTGCGATGTGAGGAGGGACGTGGGATACATGAAGACGTCGATTTCGACGTGGAACGCGGAGTTGCAGGCGACGGGGAGGGATTTCACGAGGGCGATTCAGAGTTTGGTGGAGGCGAGGGAAATTGGTCGAAACATCAACAGCGCGGTGGAGGAGATCAATGCGTGCAGCTACACGTTGAACTTGACTCGAAAGGTGAACGAGCACATTGAGAACAAGCAGTTTTACCCGGCGATAAAGATtcttgaacagattcagaaggtgcaTTTGAAGAGCATTTCGTCGTACGGGTTTGGGAGGACGTTGGCGAAGAAGATCCCGGTGATGGTCGAGATGATAAAGAAGCAGGTGTTGGACGGCATGAACAGTTGGCTCTTGGCGATGAGGAACGCTAGCGAGGAGATTGGGCGGTTTTCGATAGCGCAGATGAACGCGATTATCGAGAAGGAGCAGTTGGCGGCGCTTCGTTTGAGACAGATAAAGTCGTCGAGTGCCAGGACGGTGGAGGCGGAGAGGGTGGGTTCGTGGAAGGTGCCGGGGGGTGGCGTGGCGGGGGTCCCAGGTGGGGGGCAACATTACAGAGATTAACGTGTTCGATTATTTGAATTTGAATTTTGCCGCGTTGTACCAGTGTTCGTACATATACGAGACGTTGGGCGAGAAGCAGAAGTTCCAGAGGTATTATTGGGAGAACAGGAGGTTGCAGGCGGACTTGATTTTGCAGAGGCCGGTGGACGTGCCGTTTTGGAAGGTTTACGTGCAGTACTTGAACACGGTGGCTGGGTTTTTCGCGGTGGAGGCGACCGTGTTGCAGACGTCGAACGACATGGTTAGCAAGGCGGACGTGAACATGTTGTGGGAGGTGGCGAATAACAAGTTGAAGTTTTTGCTGCAGGTGGAGTTGGCGTACTGCGAGAACTTGGAGGTGTTTCCCGAGTTGCAGAAGTTTTTGTTTGTGTTTGCGAGGACGATGAGGAAGTACGGGTACGACGTGTCTGGTTTGAACGAGTTCGCGAGGGCGTCGTTGCAGGCGCGTTACTTCGAGACGGTTTACACGCACGTGACGAAGCAGGTTGCGTCGCTGATAGCGGACCCGGCGATGATTAGGCCGTTGGTGTTCAGGAGCGAGAGTCATTACGGACAGGTGTACAAGGACTATCAGTTGGAGGGGTTTGTGGACGGGAGTCAGAGGAGTTTTTCGTTTGGGATGTTGGTGCCGAGCGTGATATTGACGTTCAAGAAGACGGCGTCGGACCTGTTCGAGAATTTTTCGGGGAGTTTCGCGGGGGCGGAGTCGGAGTTGGTGGGACAGTTGGGGAACATTTTGAACGGGATAGCGAAGGCGTTCGAGAGGGTGGAGCGACAGGCGGACCGGTTGGTGGAGTACGAGGTGCAGAGGTACATGAATTTGTACAGCTTGAAGAAGATGTTGCCTCAGTTTGAGGCGTACGTGAGGCAGTTGGACGCGGAGGTGAGGGTGGAGTTCGACGAGAGGAACATTGAGGAGATAATCAAGAATTTGGAGAAGAGGATTTACGAGGCGAATCGTCAGAGGGTGAGGGAGGAGTTTGGCAGGTTTATTGCGACGTGTCAGTATCAGGGGGGGAAGGTGACGGGGCCGCACGCGCACGTGAGGAGGGTGTTGGAGGAGTTGGGGGAGGTGTTTCCGAAGTCGAGTGTTGTACCGGGACACATGTTGGAGTTGATATACATTAATCAGTATTCGCAGGTGGCGGAAGAGATGATGAACTTGCTGTTGACGGAGAGGTGCCAGCACTTTGACGCGGCGTTTGTGGAGTCGATGAGTCGGGACCTGGCGTACATTAGGGAGGTGGCGAAGAAGGCGCCGATAGGGAGTTTGTACGAGTACTTCGAGGAGGTGTCGCAGATAGTGAAGTTGTTGTTGCAGCCGGACCCGCTGGTGTTTTTGAACCCGGAGGTGAGGATGACGTCGTACTCGAAGGTGCTGAGCGACAAGAAGTTGGTGCAGATATTGAAGAAGTACAAGGAGTCGGTGAAGTTTGGGGTGTTTGGGCGGAGCAAGAAGAGGAGGGCGGTGATCAAGGAGTTGATTGCGAGGTTGTCGTAGGGGGGGGGTGGTTGGAGGAGGAGGTCCGTGTTGAGGATTTCGACGGGGTGGGATTCCCTGGGGACGAGGTGGCCGACGTGCAGGGCGGAGTAGGGCAGTTGTTGGAAGGAGGAGAGGATGGTGTGGGTGTGGGCGGGGTCGACGACGAGGACGATGCCGATGCCGGCGTTCCAGGTGGAGAGGGTTTCGCGGTGGTGGAGGTGGCCGAGGTGTGCAAGCCATTGGATGACGGGTGGACAGGGCCATTTGGAGCCGTCTAGTTGCGCGGCGAGGTGGGGGGGGAGGATGCGGGGGAGGTTTTCGTAGAGTCCGCCGCCGGTGATGTGGGCGATGCCTTTGAGGAGTTGGGCGTTGATGAGTGGGATGAGGGAGTTGACATAGATAAAGGTGGGTTTGAGGAGTTCTTGATAGAGGTGTTGTTGGGTGGAGTGGAATGGGGGGGGTTGTTGGAGTTGGATGTGGTGTTGGGAGAGGAGGCGTCTGACGAGCGTGTAGCCGTTGGAGTGGATGCCGGAGGAGGTGAGGGCGATGAGGTGGTCGCCGGGGGTCATGTCGTGTGTGCGGGGGAGTAGGAGGTGTCGTTCGACGGCGCCGACGGCGAAGCCGGCGAGGTCGTAGTGTCCTGGGCGGTACATGTCTGGCATTTCGGCGGTTTCGCCGCCGATGAGGGCGCAGCCGGCGGTTTTGCAGGCGGAGGCGATGCCTTGAATGATGCGGAGGGTTTGGTCGACGTGAAGTTTGGCGGTGGCGAAGTAGTCTAGGAAGAAGAGTGGTTGCGCGCCCTGGGCGAGGACGTCGTTGACACACATGGCGACGAGGTCTTGGCCGATGGTGTCGAAGGAGTTAGCCTCGACGGAGAGGAGGAGTTTGGTGCCGACGCCGTCGGTGCTAGAGACGAGGAGTGGGTCGCGGTAGTCGAGGGTTGACAGGTCGAAGATGCCGCCGAAGCCGCCGAGGGCGGCGTTGGCGCCCTTGGTGGCGGTGGAGGAGCAGATTGGTTTGATGTGTTCGACGATGGCGGCGCCCAGTTGGGTGTCGACGCCGGAGTCGCGGTAGGTGGCGCGGTGAGGGAGGAGGCCTTGGCGGTAGAGGTGGATGACTTCTATGAGTGCGGGGCCTTCGAGGGCTTGTACGCGGGCTTTGAGGGATTCGGGGGTGTCGTTGGGTTCGACGGGGCAGGTTTTTTGTAGGAGGATGGTGCCGGTGTCGACGCCGTCGTCGACGAGGTGGACGGTGCAGCCGGACTGGCGTTCTGAGGCGAGCAGGACGCGTCGGTGGACGTCGAGGTCCATGCCGCCGGCGAATTTTGGGAGGAGGGAGGGGTGTACGTTGAGGATGCGGTCGCGGTACAACTCGACGAAGCGAGGTGAGAGGATTTTCATGAAGCCGATGCAGAGGATGAGGTCGGCGCCGCCGGCGTCGGAGATGGCGCGTATGGCGTGTTCTTCGAATTGGGGGTTGGAGGGGATGTAGGTGGGGCGGTAGTGCTTGGCGCGAGAGAGGATGGGGGCGCCCTGCCGGTTGCTGATGACGGTGGTGAGGGTGATGGGAAGGGCGTTGGACTCGAGGGAGTCGATGATGGGTTGGAGGCTGGATCCGCGAGTGGAGCCGAGGACGGCGACCTTGAGGGGGGGGAGTTGTTTGGCGGCGATGTCGCGGCGATAGTGCATGCCTTCGAAGTGGATGGAGTGGAGTGACTGGTAAGAGAGGCGGACGGCGTCTTGGAGGGAGTCGGAGACGCCGGAGACGCAGAGGACGCGTCCGCCGTTGGTGAGGACGCGGGTGAGGTCGCGTTTGGTGCCGGCGTGGAAGATGGAGACGTGGGGGGAGGATTGGGCGGTGTTTAGTCCGGTGATGGGGTGTCCGGTTTCTGGGCGTTGGGGGTAGCCGCGGGAGGAGGCGACGACGGTGCAGCAGAATTTGTTGGGGTGGAAGTGGATTTTGTCGGAGGAGAGGGTGCCTTGGACGCAGGAGAGGGTGGCGAGGAGGAGGTCGCTTTGCATGAGGGGGAGGATGGCTTGTGTTTCGGGGTCGCCGAAGCGACAGTTGAATTCGAGGCAGTAGAGGCCGTGTTGGGTGAGGATGAGTCCAGCGAAGAGGACGCCGACGAAGGGGGAGCCTTGTAGGCGGAGGCCTTTTAGAGCGGGGAGGATGACGCGTTCTAGGGCTTCTTTGGAGACGCGGTCGTCGCAGAGTGGGGTGGGAGCGTAGGCGCCCATGCCGCCGGTATTTGGTCCGAGGTTGCCGTCGAAGATTCGTTTGTGGTCTTGGGCGGCGGGCATGCAGACGGCGGTGTGTCCGTCGCAGAAGGCGAGGACGGAGAGTTCGTCGCCCTCGAGGTAGTCTTCGATGATGATTTTGGagccacacacgcgagacagatagcggTCGAGCATGTCGGAGACGGCTTGGGTGGCTTCGTGGTGGGTGGAGGGGACGACGACGCCCTTGCCGGCGGCTAGTCCGGATGCCTTGATGACGACGCGGCGGTTGTGGGAGTAGGCGTGGTCTAGGTATTGGAGTGCTTGGGAGCAGTTGGTGAAGACCTGGTAGGCGGGGGTGGGGATAGAGTGGAGGGTCATGAGGTCTTTGGCGAAGGCTTTGTCGGACTCgatgcgggcggcggcggcggaggggcCGAAGCAGGGGATGCCGAGGTTGGAGAGTTGGTCGGAGAGGCCGCTGGCGAGGGGTGCTTCGGGGCCGACGATGACGAGGTCTGCGGGGAGCGCgttagaggtggggggggggggggggggagagagagagagagccgtacCGATTGCGCGTTGTTTGGAGAAGTCGCAGATGTGCTGGTTGGTTGTGAGGGGGACGTTTTGGACGTGGACGGGGTGTGGTTGCGAAGATAGAGCGATGAGTTCGGTGCCGTGGTTCCCGGGGGCGACGAAGATGTGGGAGATGAGTGGGCTGTGGGTGAGTTTCCAGGTGATGGCGTGTTCCCTGGCGCCGGAGCCGACGACGAGGACTTTGTAGTTATGTTTTTGCATGTTctggggagaggagagagagaatgGCGCGGGAGTGGaagattttgttatgttttttggtttgtttgggcattttgttattttttttttggggggggtggcattttttttgttattatttttttttgggggggtggcgttttgtttttttgttattatttttttttgggggggtggcattttgtttttttgttattatttttttttgggggggtggcattttgtttttttgttattattttttttttgggggg includes:
- the LOC126334342 gene encoding LOW QUALITY PROTEIN: phosphoribosylamine--glycine ligase-like (The sequence of the model RefSeq protein was modified relative to this genomic sequence to represent the inferred CDS: substituted 1 base at 1 genomic stop codon), which produces MQKHNYKVLVVGSGAREHAITWKLTHSPLISHIFVAPGNHGTELIALSSQPHPVHVQNVPLTTNQHICDFSKQRAIAPLASGLSDQLSNLGIPCFGPSAAAARIESDKAFAKDLMTLHSIPTPAYQVFTNCSQALQYLDHAYSHNRRVVIKASGLAAGKGVVVPSTHHEATQAVSDMLDRYLSRVCGSKIIIEDYLEGDELSVLAFCDGHTAVCMPAAQDHKRIFDGNLGPNTGGMGAYAPTPLCDDRVSKEALERVILPALKGLRLQGSPFVGVLFAGLILTQHGLYCLEFNSTSSSPPSPASKAPSPPTKSTSTPTNSAAPSSPPPAATPNAQKPDTPSPDXTPPNPPPTSPSSTPAPNATSPASSPTADASSASPASPTPSKTPSASLTSHSTPSTSKACTIAATSPPNNSPPSRSPSSAPLADPASNPSSTPSSPTPFPSPSPPSSATGRAPPSSLAPSTTAPPTSPPTPNSKNTPYAPSPTPAAPTSSSASAS
- the LOC126334340 gene encoding exocyst complex component 6-like, which gives rise to MVSKADVNMLWEVANNKLKFLLQVELAYCENLEVFPELQKFLFVFARTMRKYGYDVSGLNEFARASLQARYFETVYTHVTKQVASLIADPAMIRPLVFRSESHYGQVYKDYQLEGFVDGSQRSFSFGMLVPSVILTFKKTASDLFENFSGSFAGAESELVGQLGNILNGIAKAFERVERQADRLVEYEVQRYMNLYSLKKMLPQFEAYVRQLDAEVRVEFDERNIEEIIKNLEKRIYEANRQRVREEFGRFIATCQYQGGKVTGPHAHVRRVLEELGEVFPKSSVVPGHMLELIYINQYSQVAEEMMNLLLTERCQHFDAAFVESMSRDLAYIREVAKKAPIGSLYEYFEEVSQIVKLLLQPDPLVFLNPEVRMTSYSKVLSDKKLVQILKKYKESVKFGVFGRSKKRRAVIKELIARLS